In a single window of the Synergistaceae bacterium genome:
- a CDS encoding potassium/proton antiporter: protein MLQAINPFLVTGLLLFLSLVAGALSEKIKVPALILFLGIGMLAGVDGPGGLNFSDANAANSVGTFALAFILFAGGFQTKWSDIKPVVTQGVVLSTLGVLLTAVVMAIPIAFLPMFTYKDAFLLGAIVSSTDAAAVFSILRTQKVGVRGALKPLLEFESGSNDPMAVFLTITAMTWLTSPDVPVDELAIQFVVQMTAGGAMGYIMGRFSCWAIKRLQVSNEALYPVWGISVVMATFGITETVYGNGYLAVYVCGIVMGGGDFLYKYSLQRFHDGFAWLMQIIMFLVLGLLVTPSEVVNFSVMSMGFLISFCLMFVARPVAVFAGTIFSRFNWREKLFISWTGLRGAVPIILATYPLTAGHPQARYMFNVIFFVVLTSVMIQGKTLAWFAKFLKIDEAVREAKNWTLNFDITPASGTDETYEVDLPEDAAAIGTAVKDLRFPDGVTILLINRGDKYMIPKGGTVLEHDDTLLLFGDRAKLPGVVSRLTQRAENDGQDS from the coding sequence ATGCTTCAGGCAATAAATCCCTTCCTCGTTACCGGCCTGCTTTTATTCTTGAGCCTCGTTGCGGGCGCGCTCTCTGAGAAAATAAAAGTCCCTGCCCTGATATTGTTTCTCGGCATCGGAATGCTTGCAGGTGTTGACGGCCCGGGAGGACTCAATTTTTCCGACGCAAACGCCGCCAACAGTGTCGGCACATTCGCATTGGCCTTCATACTTTTTGCGGGCGGATTCCAGACGAAATGGAGCGACATTAAGCCCGTTGTGACTCAGGGCGTAGTTCTGTCGACTCTCGGAGTCCTTCTTACGGCTGTAGTGATGGCGATACCGATAGCATTTCTGCCTATGTTCACGTACAAGGACGCATTCTTACTCGGCGCGATAGTCTCATCGACAGACGCGGCGGCGGTGTTCTCGATACTGAGGACTCAGAAAGTCGGAGTGCGCGGAGCATTGAAGCCCCTGCTAGAGTTTGAGTCGGGAAGCAATGACCCTATGGCGGTTTTCCTGACGATTACGGCAATGACGTGGCTGACTTCTCCCGATGTGCCTGTTGACGAGCTTGCGATTCAGTTTGTGGTTCAGATGACGGCGGGCGGTGCAATGGGCTACATCATGGGTCGTTTCTCGTGCTGGGCAATCAAACGCCTTCAGGTGTCGAACGAGGCACTTTACCCGGTGTGGGGGATTTCTGTCGTCATGGCTACATTCGGGATTACAGAGACAGTTTACGGCAACGGATATTTAGCGGTCTACGTCTGCGGGATAGTCATGGGCGGCGGGGATTTCCTGTACAAGTACAGTCTTCAGAGATTTCATGACGGTTTCGCGTGGCTCATGCAGATTATAATGTTCTTGGTACTGGGACTGCTTGTTACCCCGTCTGAGGTCGTGAATTTCTCCGTCATGAGCATGGGATTCCTGATTTCATTCTGCCTAATGTTTGTGGCGCGTCCTGTTGCAGTGTTTGCCGGGACGATATTCAGCCGCTTCAACTGGCGGGAAAAATTGTTCATCTCATGGACGGGACTCCGCGGCGCAGTGCCTATCATCCTAGCCACGTATCCTTTGACGGCGGGACATCCTCAAGCAAGATACATGTTCAACGTTATATTTTTCGTTGTGCTTACGTCAGTTATGATACAGGGGAAGACTCTTGCGTGGTTCGCAAAATTCCTCAAGATTGACGAGGCTGTGAGGGAGGCTAAGAATTGGACGCTTAATTTTGACATTACGCCGGCTTCCGGGACTGATGAAACATATGAAGTTGACCTTCCTGAAGACGCTGCCGCAATCGGGACGGCGGTGAAAGATCTGCGCTTCCCTGACGGAGTAACAATTCTCCTAATCAACCGCGGCGACAAGTACATGATACCCAAGGGGGGGACGGTGCTTGAGCATGATGACACGCTATTATTGTTCGGGGACAGGGCGAAACTTCCCGGAGTCGTAAGCAGGCTCACACAGCGGGCGGAAAACGACGGCCAAGACTCTTGA
- a CDS encoding L,D-transpeptidase has product MTVATLPDPEEAFTPPPVRRETVIPLKASKRGEIVLPSEKNPETDRIIAPSANLKPEITPSPELPSAPLTKATGPGKYSVDVNKSAYTLTLYRDGEPVKVYPIAVGKNPGDKQRIGDHRTPTGNFRVVSIENASGWSHDFRDGKGKIKGAYGPWFIRLDAKGWKGIGIHGTHDPDSRGTMATEGCIRLSNEDIAELKQYAYRNMPVTIREN; this is encoded by the coding sequence ATGACTGTCGCGACTCTCCCTGACCCTGAAGAGGCTTTCACCCCTCCTCCCGTGAGGCGCGAAACAGTGATACCCCTGAAAGCCTCAAAGCGCGGTGAAATCGTCCTGCCGTCAGAAAAGAACCCCGAAACCGACAGAATCATAGCCCCGTCAGCAAACCTGAAGCCGGAAATCACCCCTTCCCCCGAATTACCGTCAGCACCGCTCACGAAAGCCACAGGGCCGGGGAAATATAGTGTTGACGTGAACAAGTCAGCATACACGCTCACGCTATACAGGGACGGCGAGCCGGTGAAGGTATACCCTATAGCGGTCGGCAAGAACCCCGGCGACAAGCAGAGGATTGGCGACCACAGGACTCCCACAGGAAATTTCCGGGTAGTCTCAATCGAAAACGCTTCAGGATGGAGTCATGATTTCCGCGACGGCAAAGGGAAAATCAAAGGTGCTTACGGCCCGTGGTTTATCCGTCTTGACGCAAAGGGCTGGAAGGGGATCGGCATTCACGGAACGCATGACCCTGACTCGCGGGGGACTATGGCGACTGAGGGATGTATACGACTCAGCAATGAGGACATCGCCGAGCTTAAACAGTACGCCTACAGGAACATGCCCGTAACAATCCGGGAAAACTAG
- the ychF gene encoding redox-regulated ATPase YchF, whose amino-acid sequence MLKCGIIGLPLSGKSTVFNVITRAGAEVKPYASGKTEPNRALVNVPDERFDRLVEIFKPKSEKPADVEFVDLAGLSKDAGKGAGLGNSFLSFVSESDALLHVVRVFRNDSVPHPENNIDPLRDFRIVEAELIYRDLGVISNRISRLEEKKAKKKLTPQESAELELVRGLEAHMLEEKPLREYPLDDEQKRMLSGYAFLTLKPELVVLNLDDTQTGNVPEISPLMAELESKNMKAVKVYGATEMELEQLDPEDRAEFMRDLSVDEPGRDRLIHEAYKLLGLISFFTSGADEVRAWTLKAGSTAVDAAGTIHSDLARGFIRAQVVAYDDFIANNASIAQCREKGVLRLEGKEYTVKDGDMIEIRFNV is encoded by the coding sequence ATGCTCAAATGCGGGATAATCGGCCTTCCTTTGTCGGGAAAATCGACCGTCTTCAACGTAATCACACGCGCCGGGGCTGAGGTCAAGCCGTATGCGTCCGGGAAAACTGAGCCTAACCGGGCATTAGTGAATGTGCCGGACGAACGTTTTGACAGGCTCGTGGAAATCTTCAAGCCAAAGAGCGAGAAGCCTGCGGATGTTGAATTTGTTGACCTTGCCGGGCTGTCGAAAGACGCGGGAAAAGGCGCGGGGCTGGGAAATTCGTTCCTTTCGTTTGTGTCGGAGTCAGACGCATTATTGCATGTTGTGCGCGTATTCAGGAATGACTCAGTTCCTCACCCGGAGAATAATATTGACCCTCTCCGGGATTTTCGCATTGTCGAGGCCGAATTGATTTATCGGGATTTAGGTGTAATCAGCAACCGAATATCACGGCTTGAGGAGAAGAAAGCCAAGAAGAAATTAACGCCTCAGGAGTCAGCCGAGCTTGAATTAGTGCGCGGTCTTGAAGCACACATGCTTGAAGAAAAGCCGTTGAGGGAATATCCGCTTGACGATGAGCAGAAGAGAATGTTATCGGGGTATGCGTTCCTGACGCTGAAGCCTGAGCTTGTCGTCCTGAATCTTGACGACACGCAGACGGGGAACGTGCCGGAAATTTCGCCGCTGATGGCCGAGCTTGAGTCGAAAAACATGAAGGCCGTGAAGGTTTACGGTGCTACGGAAATGGAGCTTGAGCAGTTAGACCCGGAGGACAGAGCCGAATTTATGCGTGATTTGTCGGTTGACGAACCCGGCCGGGACAGGCTAATTCACGAGGCGTATAAATTGCTGGGATTGATTTCGTTCTTCACGTCGGGGGCTGATGAGGTCAGAGCGTGGACGCTGAAGGCCGGAAGCACTGCCGTTGACGCTGCCGGGACGATACATTCAGACCTTGCACGGGGCTTCATTCGGGCGCAGGTTGTGGCCTATGATGATTTCATCGCCAACAATGCCAGCATAGCGCAGTGCCGGGAAAAAGGGGTACTGCGTCTTGAGGGAAAAGAGTACACCGTGAAGGACGGCGACATGATAGAGATACGGTTCAACGTCTGA
- a CDS encoding acyltransferase family protein gives MRVFGAFAVMVLHVAAREWYDTDIRTAEWAAMNFYDSIVRWAVPVFTMISGALFLSKDIPVRKIYSKYIFRIFTAFLFWSLLYAVHGYIKDRDIMKAAGHFLKGHYHLWFLYMIAGLYMIVPFVKKIAESESLTKYFLALSFLFAFAVPETVNIISLFSEHFGNFAGNTAGNFQLHFVGGFAGYFLLGYFLNRVNISRRAERLIYIAGTAGFTATVFVSLYASRFTGGAFGKFYASHTVNVMLEAVMVFVFFRVKFNWPSRIIRALSRYSFGAYLVHVAVIRLVGKFGLNPLTFSPLISIPVISVIVFVISFGISALLNHIPVLNKYIV, from the coding sequence TTGCGGGTATTCGGGGCGTTTGCGGTGATGGTACTTCATGTTGCGGCGCGGGAATGGTACGATACGGATATTCGCACGGCTGAATGGGCTGCGATGAATTTCTATGACAGCATAGTGCGGTGGGCTGTGCCAGTCTTCACGATGATAAGCGGTGCGCTGTTCCTCAGCAAAGATATTCCCGTCAGGAAAATTTACAGCAAGTACATATTCAGGATATTTACGGCGTTTCTGTTCTGGTCATTACTTTATGCCGTTCACGGATATATAAAGGACAGGGACATCATGAAGGCGGCAGGGCATTTCCTGAAGGGACATTATCATCTATGGTTTCTGTACATGATTGCGGGGCTGTATATGATTGTTCCGTTCGTGAAGAAGATTGCGGAGTCGGAATCGCTGACAAAATATTTCCTTGCGCTTTCGTTTTTGTTCGCGTTTGCTGTTCCTGAGACGGTCAATATAATCTCGCTGTTCTCGGAGCATTTCGGAAATTTTGCGGGCAACACCGCCGGAAATTTTCAGCTTCATTTTGTCGGAGGCTTTGCGGGGTATTTTCTTCTGGGATATTTCCTGAACAGGGTAAATATTTCGCGCAGGGCTGAACGCCTGATATACATTGCTGGGACTGCTGGGTTTACGGCGACAGTGTTTGTGTCTCTTTATGCCTCACGGTTCACGGGCGGGGCTTTCGGGAAATTTTATGCCTCCCACACCGTAAATGTAATGCTTGAAGCGGTGATGGTGTTCGTATTCTTCCGGGTAAAATTCAACTGGCCTTCGCGAATCATCCGGGCATTGTCGCGGTACTCATTCGGGGCGTATCTTGTCCATGTCGCTGTGATAAGGCTTGTCGGGAAATTCGGACTCAATCCGCTGACGTTCAGCCCGTTAATTTCCATCCCTGTAATTTCTGTGATTGTGTTCGTGATCTCGTTCGGAATTTCCGCCCTCCTCAATCATATTCCTGTCCTCAACAAATACATCGTGTAA
- a CDS encoding transposase, with protein MTEEERLAKNNRIREQGRLTREKRKRQICRVYRMKIDISHLNEAQKTHLKMLFVEAKWLYNDALTFTNEHDINDYDTTTHTVHGLDKDKQPVTHELEYLGSQMKQSVIQGIKYSLKGLAELKKHNHTVGSLRYKSDYESINLQQHRVTYRFYDQWHIGIQGFKEPIRIRGASRFWNIPDIEFANAKLLNLPDGYYLAITTYQNKGGETKKYKPEIGIDMGIKTTITTSEGKKIKVLIEESERIKKSQRLIARRKKGSNNRYKAIKLLCKAYQKLSSQKKDAANKIVHDLLEHEHVYMQDENISGWHKGLFGGTVQHSVLGLVKAKLIHNERVTVLSSREPTMKYCPVCGKLKKNITLADRVYECPCGYREDRDVHAARNMILLSKKNTCGTQGSYAFGEDVRRKQKCCNADLVELGIRRIREGR; from the coding sequence ATGACCGAAGAAGAGAGATTAGCCAAGAATAACCGTATACGTGAACAAGGCAGACTGACCCGTGAAAAACGCAAGCGTCAAATATGCCGAGTGTACCGTATGAAAATAGACATCTCTCACCTAAATGAAGCCCAGAAAACTCACCTGAAGATGCTTTTTGTTGAAGCTAAATGGCTGTACAATGACGCACTGACTTTCACTAATGAACATGATATTAACGACTACGATACAACAACCCATACAGTTCACGGGCTGGATAAAGACAAACAGCCTGTAACCCATGAGCTTGAATATTTAGGCTCACAGATGAAGCAGTCAGTTATTCAGGGCATAAAGTATAGTCTTAAAGGATTAGCCGAGCTAAAGAAACATAATCATACAGTAGGGAGTTTGCGCTACAAGTCAGATTATGAGTCAATCAACCTTCAGCAACACAGAGTAACTTACAGGTTCTATGACCAATGGCACATAGGCATTCAAGGTTTCAAAGAGCCAATTAGAATTAGGGGTGCTAGCCGATTCTGGAATATCCCTGATATAGAGTTTGCTAATGCGAAACTGTTAAATCTTCCTGATGGCTATTATCTAGCAATAACAACATACCAGAATAAGGGAGGTGAGACAAAGAAATATAAGCCTGAGATAGGAATAGACATGGGAATAAAAACGACAATAACGACATCTGAGGGCAAGAAAATCAAAGTACTGATTGAAGAAAGTGAACGAATAAAGAAAAGCCAGCGATTAATAGCTCGGCGGAAAAAGGGTTCAAACAATCGGTACAAAGCGATAAAACTATTATGCAAGGCATATCAGAAGTTATCAAGCCAAAAGAAGGACGCAGCGAATAAAATCGTACATGACCTATTAGAGCATGAACATGTATACATGCAGGATGAAAATATTTCCGGGTGGCATAAAGGCTTGTTCGGAGGGACGGTGCAACACTCAGTATTAGGATTAGTGAAAGCGAAACTGATACACAATGAGCGAGTAACAGTACTGTCATCAAGAGAGCCAACGATGAAATATTGCCCTGTATGCGGAAAACTCAAGAAGAACATAACACTAGCAGACAGGGTATATGAATGCCCCTGCGGATATAGAGAAGACCGAGATGTACATGCGGCGCGAAATATGATATTGCTGAGTAAGAAAAATACCTGTGGGACGCAGGGAAGTTACGCCTTTGGAGAGGACGTAAGACGGAAACAGAAATGTTGCAACGCAGACCTCGTTGAATTAGGAATCCGCCGAATCCGTGAGGGGCGGTAG
- the topA gene encoding type I DNA topoisomerase encodes MGVITISPVRKAASPKTEDAKKKAIAKRVKAVLEPEPEENTSDANLSSPQKKTPARKSKTAGKSPSAKTSKPGTKSPSAKTTKPGAKSPSAKTQTPGTKSPSAKTQTPGAKSSSSKKAPAKKSPAKSPAKSPADSKILVIVESPSKAATLSNMLGKGYIVRSSKGHMKDLPKSRMAIDIEHGFTPEYILVKGKADLKNELLRLASAAKSILLASDPDREGEAIAWHLADILGVNLAEKCRVRFYEITENAVKLAVQNPDYIDLNKVDAQQARRVLDRLVGYTLSPLLWKKIRYGLSAGRVQSVALNLICEREREIQAFIPDPYFVITVLAENGGRNYELKPYKLDGKSLLKGTLPLLIDTEEKANEIISVIRANNIIITDFKSKNSSHSAPAPFRTSTLQQEASRKLSFVPAHTMRLAQALYEGLNVPGRGHIGLITYMRTDSQRISDEAIAMCREYISANYSKDYLPPKPNTYGASSRAKIQDAHEAIRPTDITLTPEKLAGTLTAEQLKLYTLIWRRFTASQMTPAVTAKSTLKAEAGRVTLRQEGETLIFDGWSALWPLDLKGSELAKIDTGEILTLRDIQSEKKYTKPPARYSEAGLIKTLEDNGVGRPSTYATIAGTLESRGYIEKNEERRFFPTGLGMTVDEFLAQYFNRKDLSSIVDAGFTAQMEKELDEVEEAARKWLDVVGEFWNEFSATLHEAEDAPKVPLPEPEPIGEACPDCGHDLVKKRGRFGEFIACSNYPECKYTRPILSKIGVTCPKCGEGEIVKRKSKKGRTFYGCSRYPECDYVAWNKPAGEKCPECGEDLYVRGSTIFCAKCKYKAEAESSAE; translated from the coding sequence ATGGGGGTAATTACAATTTCACCTGTGAGAAAAGCCGCCTCGCCAAAAACTGAGGACGCTAAGAAAAAAGCAATCGCAAAAAGAGTCAAAGCCGTATTAGAGCCTGAGCCGGAAGAAAATACATCAGACGCAAATTTGTCATCACCGCAAAAGAAAACCCCCGCCCGAAAATCAAAGACCGCAGGAAAATCACCGTCAGCAAAAACCTCAAAGCCCGGCACTAAATCACCGTCAGCAAAAACTACAAAGCCCGGCGCAAAATCACCGTCAGCAAAAACCCAAACGCCCGGCACTAAATCACCGTCAGCAAAAACCCAAACGCCCGGCGCAAAATCATCATCATCAAAGAAAGCTCCTGCAAAAAAATCCCCGGCAAAATCCCCGGCAAAATCCCCGGCTGACAGCAAAATTCTTGTCATCGTTGAGTCCCCGTCAAAAGCCGCTACCCTCTCCAACATGCTCGGAAAAGGCTACATAGTCAGATCCAGCAAGGGACACATGAAGGACTTGCCCAAAAGCCGCATGGCCATCGACATTGAACACGGCTTCACGCCTGAATATATACTCGTGAAGGGAAAAGCTGATCTCAAGAATGAGCTTCTCCGCCTTGCGTCAGCCGCAAAAAGTATCCTCCTTGCCTCAGACCCTGACAGAGAGGGCGAGGCTATAGCGTGGCACTTGGCCGACATTCTCGGAGTGAATCTCGCTGAGAAATGCCGCGTTAGATTCTATGAGATCACAGAGAACGCCGTGAAGCTCGCTGTACAGAACCCGGACTATATTGACCTCAACAAAGTTGACGCACAGCAGGCGCGGAGGGTGCTTGACCGTCTTGTAGGGTACACGCTGAGTCCATTGCTGTGGAAGAAAATACGCTACGGACTTTCGGCGGGGCGTGTTCAGTCTGTCGCGCTGAATCTCATCTGTGAACGCGAGCGGGAAATTCAAGCCTTTATCCCTGACCCCTATTTTGTGATTACGGTGCTTGCGGAAAACGGCGGGAGAAATTACGAGCTTAAACCCTACAAACTTGACGGGAAATCTTTGCTCAAAGGAACGTTGCCGCTTTTAATCGACACTGAAGAGAAAGCGAACGAAATAATATCAGTGATAAGAGCGAACAATATCATTATCACCGATTTCAAGTCAAAGAACAGCTCACACTCTGCCCCGGCTCCTTTCAGGACAAGCACACTTCAGCAGGAGGCATCGCGGAAACTCAGCTTTGTACCGGCGCACACAATGAGGCTCGCGCAGGCACTGTACGAGGGTCTGAACGTTCCCGGGCGGGGGCATATCGGACTCATTACGTACATGAGGACGGACAGCCAGAGGATTTCGGACGAGGCTATAGCGATGTGCAGAGAATATATTTCCGCCAATTACAGCAAAGACTATCTTCCCCCGAAACCGAATACCTACGGAGCTTCAAGCAGGGCAAAAATTCAGGACGCTCACGAGGCAATCCGCCCGACCGATATAACATTAACGCCCGAAAAACTCGCAGGGACTCTCACGGCGGAACAGCTCAAACTTTACACGCTCATATGGAGACGCTTCACCGCAAGCCAGATGACTCCCGCAGTAACAGCAAAATCAACCCTCAAAGCCGAGGCAGGCCGCGTAACTCTCAGGCAGGAAGGGGAGACGTTAATTTTTGACGGATGGAGCGCGTTATGGCCGCTTGACCTGAAGGGCAGTGAGTTGGCGAAAATTGACACGGGCGAAATTCTGACCCTCAGAGACATTCAGAGCGAGAAGAAATACACAAAGCCCCCCGCAAGATATTCCGAGGCCGGATTAATCAAAACGCTTGAGGACAACGGAGTCGGCCGTCCGTCAACATATGCCACGATTGCAGGGACGTTAGAGTCGCGGGGATATATCGAGAAGAACGAGGAGCGGAGATTTTTCCCGACAGGGCTGGGAATGACTGTTGACGAATTTTTAGCGCAGTATTTTAACCGCAAAGACCTATCATCAATCGTTGACGCGGGATTTACTGCACAGATGGAAAAGGAGCTTGACGAGGTTGAAGAGGCCGCAAGGAAATGGCTTGATGTTGTGGGTGAATTTTGGAATGAGTTTTCCGCCACACTGCACGAGGCCGAGGACGCTCCGAAAGTCCCGCTGCCTGAGCCTGAGCCAATCGGGGAAGCCTGCCCGGACTGCGGCCATGACTTAGTGAAGAAGCGCGGAAGGTTCGGTGAATTTATTGCGTGTTCAAATTATCCTGAGTGCAAATATACCCGTCCCATATTGAGCAAAATAGGCGTAACCTGCCCGAAATGCGGCGAGGGTGAAATAGTCAAACGCAAAAGCAAAAAGGGAAGGACGTTTTACGGCTGTTCGCGCTACCCTGAGTGTGATTATGTAGCGTGGAACAAACCCGCCGGGGAAAAATGCCCGGAGTGCGGAGAGGATTTATACGTTAGAGGGTCAACAATATTCTGCGCCAAGTGCAAATACAAGGCCGAGGCTGAGTCGTCAGCAGAGTGA
- the rsfS gene encoding ribosome silencing factor has translation MDNIIQEITSALDAKSGENIIALDLKDKGGLADSFVLVTGNSETHMRTLSETAEEILTCSGRKCRIEGEHSLNWRLLDGGDIVVHVFSHKGRDFYRLERLWEE, from the coding sequence ATGGACAATATCATTCAGGAAATAACATCCGCGCTTGACGCAAAGAGCGGGGAAAACATAATAGCGTTAGACCTGAAAGACAAAGGCGGGCTTGCGGATTCGTTTGTACTTGTTACGGGAAACTCTGAGACTCACATGAGGACTCTTTCTGAGACAGCCGAGGAGATTCTCACGTGCTCCGGGAGAAAGTGCCGGATCGAGGGCGAACACAGTCTCAACTGGCGGCTTCTTGACGGCGGGGACATAGTAGTTCATGTGTTCAGCCACAAGGGACGCGATTTCTACAGGCTCGAAAGACTCTGGGAAGAATAA
- a CDS encoding transporter substrate-binding domain-containing protein: MKKLAAVLAVLALTAGAAFADGLNISKPDQFVNIKIGTQRGTIAEGIAKKMLGDKAKDQLTTYEKATDVIQALKVGKIQGAIMDEAPATQFVKNDPDTLTILPEALTVEQYAIGFKQGNKELLDAVNKALAEIKADGSLQAIMLKYKEDPTAAKPEDIDLHKGAKGGKLYVGTESGFPPYDIKVGDGYTGIDIEMCALIAGKLDKELVIIAYPFDSLFMAVNSGKVDMICAGITVNEERKMFTDFSEPYEDAKQVAVVLTKDYKAE; the protein is encoded by the coding sequence ATGAAGAAACTTGCAGCAGTCCTCGCAGTGTTGGCACTCACAGCCGGAGCCGCTTTTGCTGACGGCCTCAACATCTCCAAGCCGGATCAGTTCGTGAACATCAAAATCGGCACTCAGCGCGGGACAATCGCGGAAGGAATCGCAAAGAAGATGTTAGGCGACAAGGCAAAAGATCAGCTCACGACATACGAGAAAGCCACCGACGTAATACAGGCTCTGAAGGTCGGAAAAATTCAGGGCGCAATAATGGACGAGGCACCCGCGACTCAGTTCGTGAAGAATGATCCGGACACCCTAACGATTCTCCCGGAGGCTTTGACCGTTGAGCAGTACGCAATCGGCTTCAAGCAGGGTAACAAAGAATTACTTGACGCGGTGAACAAAGCACTTGCCGAAATCAAAGCAGACGGCTCACTTCAGGCAATAATGCTCAAGTACAAGGAAGACCCTACAGCCGCAAAGCCGGAAGATATTGACCTCCACAAGGGCGCAAAGGGCGGTAAGCTGTATGTCGGAACTGAGTCGGGATTCCCTCCCTATGACATCAAAGTTGGCGACGGCTATACTGGAATCGACATCGAGATGTGCGCGCTTATTGCCGGTAAACTAGACAAAGAGCTTGTTATTATCGCGTACCCGTTCGACTCGCTTTTCATGGCGGTTAATTCGGGGAAGGTTGATATGATTTGCGCGGGAATCACCGTCAACGAGGAGCGCAAAATGTTCACGGATTTCTCAGAGCCTTACGAGGACGCGAAACAGGTCGCAGTTGTTCTCACGAAAGACTACAAGGCCGAATAG
- the cbiE gene encoding precorrin-6y C5,15-methyltransferase (decarboxylating) subunit CbiE has protein sequence MREIVIAGAGLGEFTAEVMRAVNEADTVFADSRFADRIPAGKNVADIRSFHEIDGMTGKILLLVSGDPGVFSLLPVIKRRYPGENIRVLPGISSLQAICAHAGETWHDAAIISGHGRSLSAGKFLNTVERNRVTVLFCDKNISPSWACEKLSCISGVDVVIGSCLGGNNERIFRGSPESFSVQNFPELSIILIRNKNPYTPARLFLRDSDFLREPDIVMTNESVRSVILSRLEMSGDSVLWDIGAGTGSISVTAGNIFPFSEIHAVDYNPKSAGLISRNAEKFHLHNITVHNSRALDVIDGLPAPTHVFIGGAGGELSGILPRITAMNRPARVVIACVTLETLTEAYTFLRDRENFGAVQVSASSSKVIAPSLTMMKAANPVTILSAGHTV, from the coding sequence ATGCGTGAAATTGTGATTGCGGGCGCGGGACTCGGCGAGTTTACAGCGGAGGTTATGAGAGCGGTTAATGAGGCTGATACGGTGTTTGCTGACTCAAGGTTTGCTGACAGGATTCCGGCGGGGAAAAATGTTGCCGACATAAGGAGCTTTCACGAGATTGACGGCATGACGGGGAAAATACTGCTTCTTGTTTCGGGCGACCCGGGAGTCTTCAGCCTTCTTCCTGTCATAAAGAGGCGTTATCCCGGTGAGAATATCAGAGTCCTTCCTGGGATAAGCTCATTGCAGGCGATATGCGCTCATGCCGGGGAGACGTGGCACGATGCTGCGATAATTTCGGGGCATGGCCGGAGTCTTTCTGCCGGAAAATTCTTGAACACTGTCGAACGGAATCGCGTTACTGTATTATTCTGCGACAAAAATATTTCTCCTTCATGGGCGTGTGAAAAGCTGTCGTGTATTTCCGGCGTTGATGTCGTCATAGGCTCATGTCTCGGCGGGAACAACGAGCGAATATTCCGGGGAAGTCCTGAGAGTTTCAGCGTTCAGAATTTCCCGGAGCTGTCAATAATCCTCATACGCAACAAAAATCCGTATACCCCCGCAAGATTATTCCTGCGGGACAGTGATTTTCTCCGCGAGCCTGACATAGTGATGACAAATGAGTCTGTACGCTCGGTGATATTGTCGCGTCTTGAGATGAGCGGGGATTCTGTCTTGTGGGACATCGGCGCAGGCACAGGAAGTATCAGCGTTACGGCGGGCAATATTTTCCCGTTCTCCGAGATTCACGCGGTTGACTATAATCCCAAGTCAGCAGGACTAATTTCACGGAACGCCGAAAAGTTTCACCTGCATAATATCACCGTGCATAATTCACGCGCTCTTGATGTGATTGACGGACTTCCGGCTCCGACTCATGTCTTTATCGGCGGTGCAGGGGGCGAATTGTCCGGGATACTCCCGCGAATAACGGCCATGAATCGCCCTGCACGTGTCGTAATTGCCTGCGTAACTCTTGAGACACTCACGGAGGCTTATACGTTCCTCAGAGACAGGGAAAATTTCGGGGCGGTGCAGGTGTCAGCGTCATCATCAAAAGTTATTGCACCCTCCCTAACTATGATGAAGGCCGCAAATCCCGTAACAATTCTCAGCGCGGGCCATACTGTATAA